The genome window CTTCTCGACGACCGAGAGCGTGGACGGGTCCACAATGATGCCGCCCTTGCCGCCGCCGAGAGGGATGTCCGCCACGGCGCATTTCCAGGTCATCCAGGTCGCCAGGGCGCGGACGGTGTCCATCGTTTCGGCAGGGTGGAAGCGGATGCCGCCCTTGTTGGGTCCGCGCGCATCGTTGTGTTGAACCCGGAAGCCCTGAAAAACTTTCAGTGAGCCATCGTCCATGCGCACAGGGATACGGAAGGAATACTCGCGCATGGGCCAGCGTAATACTTCCGCCACACCCGAATCGAGTTTCAATTGTTTGGCAACCGCATCGAATTGCTCCTGCGCCATTTCAAAGGCATTGATTTGTCCTGACATGATGTTCTCCTAGGTAGGTTATAGAGAAAAATATAAGCGGGCACCCCGGACGGGGTTGCCCGCTTTAAGCACGATGTTTGTCAACTCGCTGGGTCATACGATTAATCCGATAATTCACAAGTACCATCAAACTTTACACGAGAATCAACCTTGCGTCAATATGACAAAAATCCGCTTATTTTTGGCAAAATGATGGCTTTTGATGAATATAAAAACCCCCGCCATTCGTGAAAGGTTGCGCTAATTGAATTTTGTCGCGCGTTTCTCGAAAAAGGCCGCCACACCCTCGCGATGCTCCGCCGACCTGCCTGCCTTCTCCTGCAGGCTGCCTTCGTAGTTCAGGACTTCCTCGAGATTGGGCAGGATCGCCTGATTGAACGCCTGCTTCCCCGCCGCAAACGCCTCACGCGGACCCCGAGCCAGTTCCTGCGCCCACTGCCTGACCAGCCGCTGATAGGTGAATCCGCCCACCTGGTTGACCATGCCCCATTGATATGCCAACTGCGCGGAAATCTTTTTATTGGAATAAAAATATTCCTGTGCACGCCCAAGCCCGATGTGTTTCGGCAGGAATAGCGAAACACCCGAATCGGGCGCGAGCGCAATGCCGCTAAAGCCCACTACAAAATATGCATTGGATTTGGCAATGCGCAGATCACATGCAAGCGCGATCCCAAACGCCGCGCCAGCGCACGCGCCATTGACCGCGGCGATGACTGGCTTGCCCATCCGCCGGATTTGCAGGATGAGCGGGTTGTAGGTCTTTTCCAAATGTCCGCGGTAGGAAATTTCCCCGCCGCTTTTTTTCATTTCACTGATATCCTGCCCCGCGCTGAAGATTTTCCCTGACCCGGTGATGACCACGCACTTCACCTGCGGGTCATTCTCCGCAGCAACGAGTGCGTTTTGCAGGGCTGTGGTCATTTCATAATTGAAGGCGTTGGCGCGTTCGGGGCGATTCAGCCTCAGGATAACAGAGCCAGCTTGCATCGAGGGGAGAAGCGTTGTCATGTTAATCAAAAAGGTGACAGCCGCTTAAGGGCGGCTGTCACCTCATTCCTTTCTATTCGTCGGGGAAATCGTCCAGCTGGTCGTCGTCGCCGGC of Anaerolineales bacterium contains these proteins:
- a CDS encoding enoyl-CoA hydratase-related protein, which produces MTTLLPSMQAGSVILRLNRPERANAFNYEMTTALQNALVAAENDPQVKCVVITGSGKIFSAGQDISEMKKSGGEISYRGHLEKTYNPLILQIRRMGKPVIAAVNGACAGAAFGIALACDLRIAKSNAYFVVGFSGIALAPDSGVSLFLPKHIGLGRAQEYFYSNKKISAQLAYQWGMVNQVGGFTYQRLVRQWAQELARGPREAFAAGKQAFNQAILPNLEEVLNYEGSLQEKAGRSAEHREGVAAFFEKRATKFN